A single genomic interval of Osmia lignaria lignaria isolate PbOS001 chromosome 9, iyOsmLign1, whole genome shotgun sequence harbors:
- the LOC117605026 gene encoding trehalose transporter 1-like protein — translation MDLGILRQMFIGIICNLLVIDSGLNEGWITPIIPKFQQDDPLRVSTDQMVWVVNLMYVGVGLGSLVPFLLMDRIGRKGTLLFATIPKISSWFLIGLANSIPQLYAGRILAGVGCGITYAVMPMYLGEVSSKRTRGPLGTLMAVLLNTGMLLVYAIGLWVSRFTMSMISVVIPILFLVMFVWLPESSVFLTKKKKLTSAERTLKWTLGKEDVVEELEEIKRIVATEDLKPDVTFAGSLKEMFTKRQNLKAFRIALIVLSALTLTGAAPLLAYQSFIFEEAGFDISTNISIVITGCAIVLAGTVCVALVRITGKRLLLLISAPICVLSLMIMGIFFGLLSRGEDVSNLRWVPSVFLVIYVLGYGLALNPIPLAYIGEIFHIDVKVPAAIFCSLYYAITTTTVVKFYQVLQESYGTYMPMFAFTAITAFVWLLIYRYVPETEGKTLEEIQTELKSKN, via the exons ATGGATCTCGGAATACTAAGACAAATGTTCATTGGAATTATCT GCAACCTTCTGGTGATCGATAGCGGATTGAACGAAGGATGGATCACTCCTATCATACCAAAGTTCCAACAAGACGATCCTTTAAGGGTGTCCACCGACCAAATGGTCTGGGTGGTGAATTTGATGTACGTTGGAGTTGGTCTTGGTTCGCTTGTACCGTTTCTTTTGATGGACAGGATTGGTCGTAAGGGAACTTTGCTGTTCGCTACGATACCAAAGATTTCCAGCTGGTTTCTGATCGGTCTGGCAAACTCCATTCCGCAACTTTACGCGGGCCGAATATTGGCAGGCGTTGGGTGCGGGATAACGTACGCAGTGATGCCGATGTATCTCGGCGAGGTTAGCAGTAAAAGGACACGCGGTCCTTtag GTACACTGATGGCGGTGCTGTTGAACACGGGCATGCTGTTAGTGTACGCGATCGGTCTATGGGTGTCACGGTTTACCATGTCCATGATATCGGTCGTGATTCCCATCTTGTTCCTCGTGATGTTCGTCTGGTTACCGGAGAGTTCCGTGTTCctcacgaagaagaagaagcttacGTCTGCGGAGAGAACGTTAAAATGGACGTTGGGCAAAGAGGACGTGGTGGAGGAACTGGAGGAGATCAAACGGATCGTGGCTACGGAGGATTTGAAGCCGGATGTGACGTTCGCTGGATCTTTGAAGGAGATGTTCACGAAAAGACAGAATCTGAAAGCTTTTCGCATAGCTCTGATAGTATTGAGCGCTTTAACGTTAACGGGCGCAGCGCCACTTCTCGCTTATCAATCGTTTATTTTCGAAGAGGCTGGCTTTGATATTTCCACCAATATCAGTATAGTGATAACAGGATGCGCGATTGTGTTAGCCGGCACGGTGTGCGTAGCGTTGGTGAGGATTACAGGCAAAAGGTTGTTGCTTCTGATCTCAGCGCCAATTTGCGTCTTGTCCCTGATGATAATGGGCATCTTCTTCGGGCTGCTGTCGAGAGGAGAGGACGTCTCGAATCTGCGATGGGTGCCCTCCGTGTTCTTGGTGATTTATGTGCTTGGATACGGGCTCGCATTGAATCCTATTCCGCTCGCATACATCGGTGAAATCTTTCACATAGATGTAAAGGTACCCGCGGCGATATTCTGTTCTCTCTATTACGCCATTACCACAACCACCGTCGTGAAATTCTATCAG GTTTTGCAAGAGTCCTATGGAACATACATGCCTATGTTTGCCTTCACTGCGATTACTGCTTTCGTATGGCTCTTAATTTATCGATACGTACCGGAAACGGAAGGGAAGACATTGGAAGAGATACAGACCGAATTGAAAAGCAAAAATTAA